A single region of the Novosphingobium sp. SL115 genome encodes:
- a CDS encoding response regulator transcription factor, which yields MEQINSEPASSGPRHILVVEDSVLVAMAIEDVLIERGFTVWVATSLAEAEAIIAKNSPVAALLDLQLPDGLSVDLAQKLQDNGCIVALCSAFDADDVPQADDFAARFTKPVSPDILADWAVAALAERAAGQAAGILSGAPANLPCASPGTE from the coding sequence GTGGAACAGATAAATTCGGAACCTGCCTCTTCTGGTCCCCGCCATATCCTTGTGGTCGAAGACAGCGTTCTGGTGGCAATGGCAATCGAGGACGTATTGATCGAACGCGGCTTTACCGTCTGGGTGGCCACCTCGCTGGCCGAAGCGGAAGCCATAATCGCCAAAAACTCTCCAGTCGCGGCCCTGCTTGATCTGCAATTGCCCGATGGGCTTTCGGTCGATCTTGCCCAGAAGCTTCAGGACAATGGCTGCATCGTTGCGCTGTGTTCTGCGTTTGATGCCGACGACGTGCCGCAGGCCGACGATTTTGCCGCCCGCTTTACCAAACCTGTGTCACCGGACATTCTGGCGGACTGGGCTGTGGCTGCGCTGGCTGAGCGTGCGGCCGGTCAGGCTGCTGGCATCCTTTCCGGCGCTCCTGCAAATCTCCCTTGCGCTTCACCGGGAACCGAATGA
- a CDS encoding NepR family anti-sigma factor, producing the protein MELASAASGGTCPSGLVSDLILSLEGEALSERMSKEKPMNPGQQSRKGGKPQPPEWADGLKRLYDSVVDEPLPDSFAQLLEKLDDSSHG; encoded by the coding sequence ATGGAACTCGCATCTGCCGCGTCCGGGGGAACCTGCCCCAGCGGTCTGGTATCCGATTTGATTTTATCCCTGGAGGGGGAGGCGTTGTCAGAGCGAATGTCGAAAGAAAAACCGATGAATCCCGGTCAGCAAAGCCGGAAGGGTGGGAAACCCCAGCCTCCCGAATGGGCGGACGGTCTGAAACGTCTTTACGATTCCGTCGTAGATGAACCCCTGCCCGACAGTTTCGCCCAACTTCTCGAAAAGCTGGATGACAGCTCGCATGGCTGA
- a CDS encoding response regulator, with translation MSLGAKVANQLPYLRRYARALTGSQSAGDSFVRATLEAALADEDLRATIGEGRPQLYHAFNRVWSTAYVDTVDRSSGFEIGGHEAAAQERLAAMTPINRQALLLTTLEDFSIDDAAYIMGRDADEVERLVQDAIAEIDRESTTSVLIIEDEPLISMQLEDLVRSLGHDVCGMAATRTQALEIVAREQPGLVLADIQLADGSSGLDAVDDILKIGSVPVIFITAYPERLLTGDRPEPTYLITKPFQEQTVRTAISQALFFGSSRPLD, from the coding sequence ATGTCTCTGGGTGCCAAGGTTGCCAATCAGCTGCCCTATCTCCGCCGTTATGCGCGCGCGCTGACTGGAAGCCAGTCGGCGGGTGATTCCTTTGTACGCGCGACGCTTGAGGCAGCGCTGGCGGACGAAGATTTGCGCGCCACCATCGGCGAAGGCCGTCCGCAGCTTTACCATGCCTTCAACCGCGTGTGGTCAACCGCTTATGTCGACACAGTTGACCGTTCATCAGGGTTTGAAATTGGCGGGCACGAAGCGGCTGCACAGGAACGTCTGGCCGCGATGACGCCGATTAACCGGCAGGCTTTGCTGCTGACCACGCTGGAAGATTTCAGCATTGACGATGCTGCCTATATCATGGGCCGCGATGCGGATGAAGTTGAACGGCTGGTGCAGGATGCCATTGCCGAGATCGACCGCGAATCCACGACTTCTGTGCTCATCATCGAGGATGAGCCGCTAATTTCGATGCAGCTTGAAGATCTGGTCCGTTCGCTGGGCCACGATGTTTGCGGCATGGCTGCCACACGCACGCAGGCGCTGGAAATCGTGGCGCGCGAACAGCCGGGGCTGGTGTTGGCCGATATCCAGTTGGCCGATGGCAGTTCGGGTCTTGATGCGGTGGACGATATCCTGAAGATCGGGTCGGTCCCTGTCATCTTCATCACCGCTTATCCCGAACGTCTTCTCACCGGTGACCGGCCTGAGCCGACCTATCTCATTACCAAACCGTTTCAGGAACAAACCGTGCGCACCGCGATCAGCCAGGCATTGTTCTTCGGGTCGAGCCGCCCGCTGGATTAA
- a CDS encoding N-acetyltransferase, which translates to MAQGEVIITPVSGKADRKAFVDLAYHLNASDPNWVPPLRMEAEELITPGKNPFFEHADVQLFLARRAGAVVGRISAHIDHLAIAMDPKQGMGPGTGNWGLLEAEDEAVAQALIGKAEDWLRTKGMTRVLAPISMSIWEEPGQLVKGFDHPPTVMMGHQPERYDHYIKALGYQPAKTLNTFELDITRDFPPLIQRIVQSGQKNAKIRIRNVDKSKFDEEAALILDILNDAWSDNWGFVPFTNTEIKYAGKKFKPIVREDLIMIAEYEGEPVAFMMTLPDLNEALKPMGGKLFPFNWAKLLLWLRKPQVRTMRVPLMGVRKRLQSSRLASQLAFMMIEAIRQNSLREYGATRSEIGWILDDNQGMNAIAEAIDSHVNKIYVIYDKAL; encoded by the coding sequence GTGGCTCAGGGCGAAGTAATCATCACTCCCGTTTCCGGCAAGGCTGACCGCAAGGCCTTTGTCGATCTTGCCTATCACCTGAACGCCAGCGATCCCAACTGGGTGCCGCCGCTGCGGATGGAAGCCGAAGAACTGATTACGCCGGGCAAGAACCCGTTCTTCGAACATGCCGATGTGCAACTGTTCCTTGCCCGCCGTGCCGGCGCGGTGGTCGGGCGCATTTCGGCGCACATCGACCATCTGGCCATTGCCATGGACCCCAAACAGGGCATGGGCCCCGGCACCGGGAACTGGGGCCTGCTGGAAGCCGAGGATGAAGCCGTGGCGCAAGCGTTGATCGGCAAGGCAGAGGATTGGCTGCGCACCAAGGGCATGACCCGCGTGCTGGCACCGATTTCGATGTCGATCTGGGAAGAGCCGGGCCAGCTGGTCAAGGGCTTCGACCATCCGCCAACGGTGATGATGGGCCATCAGCCCGAACGCTATGACCATTATATCAAGGCCTTGGGCTATCAGCCCGCCAAGACGCTGAACACATTTGAGCTGGATATCACGCGCGATTTTCCGCCGCTCATCCAGCGTATTGTCCAGTCAGGCCAGAAGAATGCCAAAATCCGCATCCGCAACGTCGATAAATCGAAGTTCGATGAAGAAGCGGCGCTGATTCTCGACATTCTGAATGATGCCTGGTCCGACAACTGGGGTTTCGTGCCGTTCACCAACACCGAGATCAAATACGCAGGCAAGAAGTTCAAGCCGATCGTACGCGAAGACCTTATCATGATCGCCGAATATGAAGGCGAGCCGGTGGCCTTCATGATGACGCTGCCCGATCTGAACGAAGCGCTGAAGCCGATGGGCGGCAAGCTGTTTCCGTTCAACTGGGCCAAGCTGCTGTTGTGGCTGCGCAAACCGCAGGTGCGCACCATGCGCGTGCCGTTGATGGGCGTGCGCAAGCGGCTGCAATCGTCGCGACTGGCCAGCCAGCTGGCCTTCATGATGATCGAGGCGATCCGCCAGAATTCCCTGCGCGAATATGGCGCGACACGCAGCGAGATCGGCTGGATTCTGGATGATAATCAGGGAATGAACGCCATTGCCGAGGCGATCGATAGCCATGTCAACAAGATCTATGTGATTTACGATAAGGCGCTTTGA
- a CDS encoding response regulator, producing MLNQGERSIRQEPAHRSRPLGRALVVEDDALIAMEIAEALADAGAAPVIICATIAAAMGELERGVPALLVLDVHLADRDDGWALAELAHQLGDAPPLVLFTTATPEMIPPSAATLGHMLPKPFRTEDLVSLVRRQTSSGLLARIRNVFSGS from the coding sequence GTGCTCAACCAAGGCGAAAGGTCCATCAGGCAGGAACCGGCCCATCGGTCGCGCCCGCTTGGCCGCGCTCTGGTGGTGGAAGACGATGCCCTGATCGCCATGGAGATTGCGGAAGCGCTGGCCGATGCAGGTGCGGCTCCGGTCATTATCTGCGCCACGATTGCCGCCGCCATGGGCGAACTGGAGCGCGGCGTTCCTGCGTTGCTGGTGCTGGACGTGCATCTGGCGGACCGGGATGATGGCTGGGCCTTGGCCGAACTGGCGCACCAGCTTGGCGATGCGCCACCGCTGGTGCTGTTCACCACCGCAACGCCTGAAATGATCCCGCCATCTGCGGCAACGCTGGGGCACATGCTGCCCAAACCGTTCCGAACCGAAGATCTGGTGTCGCTGGTGCGAAGGCAGACATCGAGTGGCCTGCTGGCCCGCATCCGCAACGTCTTTTCAGGCTCCTGA
- a CDS encoding Crp/Fnr family transcriptional regulator: MARDDEGPAHAGAGNLIGTQGLIEGQGTQCAACPLAACPGLRQPPEDLRQWIAAFRQGEARFLRGDHIFPQGAKPRHLYTILSGVLMRTRLLDDGRRQIINFMFPGDFIGLQGALDAEMGHGVEAVTPARLCAFPRERFFDMVTSQPRLAFDLTWLAAHEEAALEEHIVSLGQRNARERMAALAVFLMQRGLDTGMVSEGTLSIGITQSQIADMLGLSLVHTNRTLQALRRHGLVDWTMGGIRVPDMDAVRSFAKIEDSGQSAQRRYI, from the coding sequence ATGGCGCGTGATGATGAAGGCCCTGCGCATGCGGGGGCTGGAAACCTGATCGGGACTCAAGGTCTGATCGAGGGGCAAGGGACACAATGTGCAGCATGCCCGTTGGCTGCATGTCCGGGGTTGCGGCAGCCCCCGGAAGATCTGCGGCAGTGGATTGCCGCGTTCAGACAGGGTGAAGCCCGTTTCCTGCGGGGTGACCACATTTTCCCCCAAGGCGCAAAGCCGCGCCATTTGTATACGATCCTGTCTGGTGTGCTGATGCGCACACGGCTGCTGGATGATGGCCGGCGTCAAATCATAAACTTCATGTTCCCCGGTGATTTCATCGGGTTGCAGGGCGCGCTCGACGCTGAAATGGGGCACGGCGTCGAAGCGGTGACCCCGGCAAGGCTGTGCGCGTTTCCGCGTGAGCGCTTTTTCGACATGGTGACCAGCCAGCCCCGGCTGGCCTTCGATCTGACCTGGCTGGCCGCGCACGAAGAAGCCGCGCTGGAAGAACATATCGTATCGCTGGGGCAGCGCAATGCACGCGAACGCATGGCCGCGCTGGCGGTATTTCTGATGCAGCGCGGACTGGACACCGGCATGGTGTCCGAAGGTACCTTGTCCATCGGCATTACCCAAAGTCAGATCGCCGATATGCTGGGGCTTTCGCTGGTCCATACCAATCGCACCTTACAGGCTTTGCGCCGTCACGGGCTGGTGGACTGGACCATGGGTGGCATCAGAGTGCCGGATATGGATGCAGTCCGCAGTTTCGCCAAAATTGAAGATTCTGGGCAAAGCGCACAGCGTCGTTACATCTAA
- a CDS encoding sigma-70 family RNA polymerase sigma factor encodes MAEAATAPRPASDPVAFKRELTAVIPHLRAFARGLCGRPDLADDLVQEALLKAWAAQERFEAGTSMRAWTFVILRNAYLTDMRRNRFRADYDETVAERILVAPAAQEGPMHLSDMHRALLTLPPERREALLLVGAGGFSYEEAAQICDCAVGTIKSRVGRARATLSQMIESGQIPRRSTGDAIAHSAIMTELNDTVRDGVPIAGSHENAMEATADSDD; translated from the coding sequence ATGGCTGAGGCAGCAACCGCGCCGCGCCCGGCGAGCGATCCTGTTGCGTTCAAACGTGAACTCACTGCGGTCATCCCCCACCTTCGCGCTTTCGCACGCGGGTTGTGCGGACGCCCTGATCTGGCCGACGATCTTGTGCAGGAAGCCCTGTTGAAAGCATGGGCTGCGCAAGAGCGGTTCGAAGCCGGCACGTCGATGCGGGCATGGACTTTCGTGATCCTGCGCAATGCCTATCTTACCGACATGCGGCGCAACCGCTTCCGTGCCGACTATGATGAAACGGTAGCGGAACGGATTCTGGTGGCACCGGCTGCGCAGGAAGGGCCGATGCACCTTTCGGACATGCACCGCGCGCTGTTGACCCTGCCGCCTGAACGGCGTGAAGCGCTGTTGTTGGTAGGTGCTGGCGGCTTCAGCTATGAAGAAGCTGCGCAGATTTGCGACTGCGCCGTTGGCACCATCAAAAGCCGCGTCGGCCGCGCCCGCGCCACGCTGTCACAGATGATCGAAAGCGGCCAGATCCCGCGCCGCAGCACCGGCGATGCCATTGCCCATTCCGCAATCATGACCGAATTGAACGATACCGTACGCGATGGTGTGCCGATTGCCGGTTCTCATGAAAATGCGATGGAAGCCACGGCCGACAGCG
- a CDS encoding CHASE domain-containing protein, with product MEKLLAQKKLSPRWYERFPRGVPVGIFSLTMAVTVLSVFAIETTENSRQSAQIAQAAQMVASGLERRSNANSAYLRSSAALFATQQIVEAPLFRTFIRQLHLDGRYVGSDGIGWAMKVYRDDIPTVEAIMRSSGVESFSIYPAPGADRPFVMPVMFLEPDSERNRRAVGFDMFSEATRRTAMKAAERTGQPTASGHVVLRQEGQAKGKGGAPGFLVYMPVFTIQDITAQAMTGRDAPKLRGFVYSPFNAQRFLESSIDVAHLEGAGVRLYDEDAKGRTLMAAVAPELVSGRVVRRPIDISGHRFVLEIEARATPTLTAVSVMTLLFGLLVATLLLVLARLLTQQAAEDRLALAWFEQQSSIRNSLTRELNHRVKNTLANVLSIISLTRRRATGLTDFADSLEGRIRALSATHDLLTQSDWGSTPVALVVKAELAPYAQDARRHLVMDGPEVDLAPNDALSLGLAIHELATNAAKYGALSVETGRVSVMWEMVGENLARIAWVERGGPPIDTAMRRKRGFGTELIEKIVAHELRNPVDLKFEPEGVRCTLLIPVRKATDFTIRQNKDQNRG from the coding sequence ATGGAGAAGCTTCTCGCCCAGAAGAAGCTCTCTCCACGGTGGTACGAGCGCTTTCCGCGCGGCGTCCCCGTGGGGATTTTCAGCCTGACCATGGCGGTCACGGTGCTCAGCGTGTTCGCCATTGAAACAACCGAGAACAGCCGCCAGAGCGCCCAGATTGCGCAAGCCGCGCAAATGGTGGCATCCGGGCTTGAGCGTCGTTCCAACGCCAATTCTGCTTACCTGCGCTCCAGCGCTGCCCTGTTTGCCACCCAGCAGATCGTTGAGGCACCGCTGTTCCGCACATTCATCCGTCAACTTCATCTCGACGGGCGCTACGTCGGGTCCGACGGCATTGGCTGGGCGATGAAAGTCTATCGTGACGATATCCCCACGGTCGAGGCCATCATGCGCAGCAGCGGTGTGGAAAGTTTCTCGATCTATCCTGCGCCGGGCGCCGATCGGCCGTTCGTCATGCCTGTGATGTTTCTGGAACCTGATTCTGAACGCAACCGGCGCGCTGTCGGGTTTGACATGTTTTCCGAGGCTACGCGTCGCACTGCCATGAAGGCAGCAGAGCGGACCGGCCAGCCCACGGCATCGGGCCATGTCGTGCTGCGGCAGGAAGGACAGGCAAAAGGGAAGGGCGGAGCGCCCGGCTTTCTTGTCTATATGCCGGTATTCACCATTCAGGATATTACGGCTCAGGCCATGACAGGCCGGGACGCGCCAAAGCTGCGCGGGTTTGTCTATTCTCCGTTCAACGCCCAGCGCTTTCTTGAATCCTCTATCGATGTCGCCCATCTCGAAGGGGCTGGCGTGCGGCTTTATGATGAAGACGCCAAGGGCCGCACGTTGATGGCGGCGGTTGCGCCGGAACTTGTCTCCGGCCGCGTGGTGCGCAGGCCCATTGACATATCCGGCCATCGCTTCGTTCTTGAAATCGAGGCGCGGGCGACCCCAACGCTGACTGCGGTGTCGGTGATGACACTGCTGTTCGGCCTGCTGGTGGCCACCTTGCTTCTGGTTCTGGCCCGTTTGCTTACACAACAGGCGGCCGAAGATCGCCTTGCGCTCGCCTGGTTCGAACAGCAATCTTCGATCCGCAATTCGCTGACCCGCGAACTTAACCATCGGGTCAAGAACACGTTGGCCAATGTGCTGTCGATCATTTCGCTCACCCGCCGCCGGGCAACCGGGCTGACAGATTTTGCCGATAGTCTGGAAGGCCGCATTCGGGCGCTGTCCGCCACGCATGATCTGCTGACGCAGTCTGATTGGGGGTCAACTCCGGTGGCGCTGGTGGTGAAAGCCGAACTCGCCCCATATGCACAGGATGCGCGGCGCCATCTGGTGATGGACGGGCCTGAGGTCGATCTTGCCCCCAACGATGCACTCTCGCTGGGCCTTGCTATCCATGAACTGGCGACCAACGCGGCCAAATATGGTGCACTCAGCGTTGAAACCGGCAGGGTTTCGGTGATGTGGGAAATGGTGGGCGAAAATCTGGCCCGTATCGCATGGGTGGAGCGGGGCGGCCCGCCGATTGATACCGCGATGCGGCGCAAGCGCGGTTTCGGCACCGAACTGATCGAAAAGATAGTGGCCCACGAATTGCGTAACCCGGTGGACCTGAAGTTCGAACCTGAAGGAGTGCGTTGCACCCTGCTGATTCCGGTGCGCAAGGCGACCGACTTTACTATCCGTCAGAACAAAGACCAGAACCGGGGCTGA